The Longimicrobium sp. genome includes the window GCCGCGGCCTGCCGGGCCGCGCGTACGGACTGCACGTCGTTGGCGCGGGGAGGTCAGGCGATGTCGGCGGCGGGAAGGGTGAGGGTGAATACGGATCCGCCGCCGTCGCGGCTGCGGACGCCCAGGTCGCCGCCCATGCCGCGGGCCAGGTCGCGGCTGATGGCCAGCCCCAGCCCCGTGCCCTCGGAGCGGCGGGTGCGGCTCATGTCTACCTGCACGAACGGCTCGAACACCGACGCCTGCTTTTCCGGCGGAATGCCGATTCCCGTGTCGCTGACGGAAAGGAAGACGACCGCCGGCTCCCCGGGCACCACGCCGGCCTCGACGCTGATGCGGCCGCCCGGGGGGGTGAACTTCAGCGCGTTGCTCAGCAGGTTGATCACCACCTGCTGCACTTTTTCGCGGTCGGCCCGCACGGGCGGGGCGTGCAGGACGACGTCGAACGCGAGCTCCTTGGCGGCCATCTGCGGCTCCACCATGGGCGTCACGGCGGCCATC containing:
- a CDS encoding sensor histidine kinase, which encodes MAAVTPMVEPQMAAKELAFDVVLHAPPVRADREKVQQVVINLLSNALKFTPPGGRISVEAGVVPGEPAVVFLSVSDTGIGIPPEKQASVFEPFVQVDMSRTRRSEGTGLGLAISRDLARGMGGDLGVRSRDGGGSVFTLTLPAADIA